From the genome of Symphalangus syndactylus isolate Jambi chromosome 7, NHGRI_mSymSyn1-v2.1_pri, whole genome shotgun sequence, one region includes:
- the MARCOL gene encoding MARCO-like protein gives MYITLCSFFSGCVIIPASSTQISNTSVFKLEENPKPALILEKKNEANHLGGQRHSNKRGGGYTQGNPGIFSLQGQPGYFNKLEKPRNFKQGRTGVLNQPGILKNSGKSNQKGNPESSYMQENSGSSSQLGKPGISTQQGNPGSSGQQGKPGSFSQKVMVGSSSQQGKPGSSSQHGNLGSSTQKGNLGSSSLQEHLGLSSHQGKPEPSGQQGKPGSSSQQGNLGSSDQQGKPGSSSQQGKPGSSSQQGNLHLSSQQGNQGPSSKQRKPGSSSHQGNLRLSSQQGNIGSPSQQKKPESSSQQGNLGSSSHQGKPVSSSHQGKPVSSNQQGKPGASSQKGNLGSSSQQGDLGSSKQQGKPGSSSQQGNIGSSGQEWKPESSSQQRKLRSLYNQQQRKNIDSTLDGNIMDFQVSANNFFFSVNLIQQFSFPRLKMV, from the coding sequence atgtatataactttatgttcatttttttctggttgtGTTATTATTCCAGCATCTTCAACCCAGATTTCAAATACCAGTGTTTTCAAACTAGAAGAGAATCCAAAACCTGCACttattctggagaaaaaaaatgaagctaaCCATCTAGGAGGACAAAGGCATTCTAACAAGCGAGGAGGTGGTTATACACAAGGAAATCCAGGAATATTTAGTCTTCAAGGACAACCAGGCTATTTTAACAAGCTAGAGAAACCAAGAAATTTTAAGCAAGGGAGAACAGGAGTTTTAAACCAGCCTGGGATTTTAAAGAATTCAGGAAAATCTAACCAAAAAGGGAATCCAGAATCTTCTTATATGCAGGAAAACTCAGGATCTTCTAGCCAACTAGGGAAACCAGGGATTTCTACCCAACAGGGAAATCCAGGGTCATCTGGCCAACAAGGGAAACCAGGCTCATTTAGCCAGAAAGTGATGGTGGGGTCATCTAGCCAACAGGGGAAGCCAGGATCATCTAGCCAACACGGGAATCTAGGGTCATCTACCCAGAAAGGGAATTTAGGATCTTCTAGCCTACAAGAGCATCTAGGTTTATCTAGCCATCAAGGGAAGCCAGAGCCATCTGGCCAACAAGGGAAGCCAGGGTCATCTAGCCAACAAGGAAATCTAGGATCTTCTGACCAACAGGGGAAGCCAGGATCTTCTAGCCAACAGGGGAAGCCAGGGTCATCTAGCCAACAAGGAAATCTACATTTATCTAGCCAGCAAGGGAATCAAGGACCTTCTAGCAAACAGAGGAAGCCAGGATCATCCAGCCATCAAGGAAATCTACGATTATCTAGCCAGCAAGGGAATATAGGATCTCCTAGCCAACAGAAGAAGCCAGAGTCTTCTAGCCAACAAGGGAATCTAGGGTCATCTAGCCATCAAGGGAAACCAGTGTCATCTAGCCATCAAGGGAAGCCAGTGTCATCTAACCAACAAGGGAAGCCAGGGGCATCTAGTCAAAAAGGAAATCTAGGGTCATCTAGCCAGCAAGGAGATCTAGGATCTTCTAAGCAGCAGGGGAAGCCAGGGTCATCTAGCCAGCAAGGAAATATAGGGTCATCTGGCCAGGAATGGAAGCCAGAGTCATCTAGCCAACAGAGAAAATTAAGGTCACTTTACaaccaacaacaaagaaaaaatattgacagCACTTTGGATGGCAATATAATGGACTTTCAGGTTAGTGCTAATAACTTCTTTTTCTCAGTCaacttgatccagcaattctcttTTCCAAGacttaaaatggtttaa